In Streptomyces violaceusniger Tu 4113, one DNA window encodes the following:
- a CDS encoding 5-oxoprolinase subunit B family protein, with amino-acid sequence MTTAQYGALTVEPFGDSAVMVTIPHPDQAIRRAGIVAFRDRFLAHRPHGVLDVVSGLESLLIEFDPLRTALEHVEYAARLVARWAPSPSEGTGTARPRAVRAFTVPVVFDEETGPDLRSVAEELGLAPAEVIEAIAESTFTISLLGAAMAPMMDGLKVPRPVRRRAEPRTDVAPGAIMIAGTNAIIQPFPGPTGWRVVGRTPYTIVDISRPDPVSFGTGDIVRFVPVPRDEAPVRDAGFLLPVEEAV; translated from the coding sequence ATGACCACAGCACAGTACGGCGCCCTCACCGTCGAGCCCTTCGGGGACTCGGCGGTGATGGTGACCATCCCCCACCCCGACCAGGCCATCCGAAGGGCCGGGATCGTCGCCTTCCGCGACCGGTTCCTGGCCCACCGCCCGCACGGCGTGCTCGATGTCGTCTCCGGTCTGGAGTCCCTGCTCATCGAGTTCGACCCGCTGCGGACCGCGCTCGAGCATGTGGAGTACGCGGCCCGTCTGGTGGCGCGGTGGGCGCCTTCGCCGTCGGAGGGTACGGGTACGGCCCGCCCGCGGGCGGTGCGCGCGTTCACCGTCCCCGTCGTCTTCGACGAGGAGACCGGCCCGGATCTGAGGTCCGTCGCCGAGGAACTGGGCCTGGCCCCCGCCGAGGTCATCGAGGCCATCGCGGAGTCCACCTTCACGATCTCCCTCCTCGGCGCGGCGATGGCCCCGATGATGGACGGGCTCAAGGTGCCCAGACCGGTGCGCCGGCGGGCCGAACCGCGGACGGACGTCGCCCCCGGAGCGATCATGATCGCCGGGACCAACGCGATCATCCAGCCGTTCCCCGGTCCGACCGGATGGCGTGTCGTCGGGCGCACCCCGTACACCATCGTCGACATCTCCCGGCCGGACCCCGTCTCGTTCGGCACCGGCGACATCGTGCGCTTCGTCCCCGTGCCCCGGGACGAGGCCCCGGTGCGGGATGCCGGTTTCCTGCTGCCGGTGGAGGAGGCCGTATGA
- a CDS encoding RraA family protein, producing the protein MTQDNVRVSSAWERVEGQVLDQFRAHSVANLGDALDRLNIVDGGIAPIWNGAKAVGTALPILTVAGDNKAVIAALEHIRPGDILVINAFGHDGRAIIGDNLAQRFAVYGAAGAVVDGYVRDAAIIGELGVPVFARGLTPAGPFKNGPGTIGEPVAIGGVVVNPGDIVAADGDGVIVIPPHRADEALRAVEEIVAREAALDAEVETLRNQVKAVR; encoded by the coding sequence ATGACCCAGGACAACGTGCGCGTGAGCAGCGCGTGGGAACGCGTCGAGGGACAGGTGCTGGATCAGTTCCGCGCCCACTCCGTGGCCAACCTCGGGGATGCCCTCGACCGGCTGAACATCGTCGACGGTGGCATCGCGCCCATCTGGAACGGGGCCAAAGCCGTCGGCACGGCGCTTCCCATTCTCACCGTCGCGGGAGACAACAAGGCCGTGATCGCGGCGCTCGAGCACATCCGCCCCGGTGACATCCTGGTCATCAACGCCTTCGGCCACGACGGCCGCGCCATCATCGGCGACAACCTCGCCCAGCGCTTCGCCGTCTACGGTGCCGCCGGGGCGGTGGTCGACGGATATGTGCGCGACGCCGCGATCATCGGAGAGCTCGGGGTCCCGGTCTTCGCCCGCGGGCTCACCCCCGCCGGTCCGTTCAAGAACGGCCCGGGCACGATCGGCGAACCGGTCGCCATCGGCGGTGTCGTGGTGAACCCCGGAGACATCGTCGCCGCCGACGGGGACGGCGTCATCGTCATCCCGCCGCACCGGGCCGATGAGGCGCTGAGGGCGGTCGAGGAGATCGTCGCCCGCGAGGCGGCGCTGGACGCGGAGGTCGAAACGCTGCGGAACCAGGTCAAGGCCGTCCGATGA
- a CDS encoding LamB/YcsF family protein: MGINSVAVVADLGESFGNYTIGDDGALLTLVTSSNIACGFHAGDPRIMDRTVAGCVARGIELGAHPGYPDLVGFGRRLIEASEEEIRTDVLYQLGALDAFARVHGGTISHVAPHGRMGSIAQTDAKHARAITDAIAAYNTDYIVICQRGLLAEESRKRGLEVGYVFLADRGYGDDGMPVPRSQEGGLIHDPELIGQRSAQVVREGTVRSVNGNVVPLGHDADVLLLHGDHPSVLANGTALRGALGAAGIRVAGLREVLAEKAEVALAG; the protein is encoded by the coding sequence ATGGGAATCAACTCCGTAGCCGTCGTCGCCGACCTCGGCGAGAGCTTCGGCAACTACACCATCGGGGACGACGGAGCCCTGCTCACCCTCGTCACCTCGTCGAACATCGCCTGCGGCTTCCACGCCGGTGACCCGCGCATCATGGACCGGACCGTCGCGGGCTGCGTCGCGCGCGGCATCGAGCTGGGCGCCCACCCCGGCTACCCCGACCTCGTCGGCTTCGGCCGTCGTCTCATCGAGGCGTCCGAAGAGGAGATCCGTACCGATGTGCTCTACCAGCTCGGCGCGCTGGACGCCTTCGCGCGGGTGCACGGCGGCACCATCAGCCATGTCGCCCCGCACGGGCGGATGGGCTCGATCGCGCAGACCGACGCCAAGCACGCGCGGGCCATCACCGACGCGATCGCCGCATACAACACCGACTACATCGTCATCTGCCAACGCGGTCTGCTCGCCGAGGAGTCGCGCAAGCGCGGGCTGGAGGTCGGCTATGTGTTCCTCGCCGACCGCGGCTACGGCGACGACGGCATGCCCGTCCCCCGCTCACAGGAAGGCGGCCTCATCCACGACCCCGAGCTGATCGGGCAGCGCTCGGCCCAGGTGGTGCGGGAGGGCACCGTGCGCTCGGTCAACGGCAATGTGGTCCCGCTCGGCCACGACGCCGATGTGCTGCTGCTGCACGGCGACCACCCGTCCGTCCTCGCGAACGGCACCGCGCTGCGCGGCGCGCTCGGCGCCGCGGGCATCCGCGTCGCCGGGCTGCGCGAGGTCCTGGCGGAAAAGGCGGAGGTCGCGCTCGCCGGCTGA
- a CDS encoding SDR family oxidoreductase — MTTLSGRTALITGAGSGMGLETARLLAQDGATVVLLGRRQEALDAVAATIRDEGGTALALAADITSADDVTQVLDRVHAELGPVDVLVNNAGSSSTVLNPQWLPHDEWRHVLEVNLTAVFQLTQAVLPDMLGRGGGTIVTVSSLAAVNPNLLGGAAYGAAKAGVRNFMTFLHNTFRNQGLRAITVLPGEADTPILDNRARPPAPEERAEMVRPADVAQAIRLAVTLPQRVVLQEIVVAPTRQRDTSADLEISRWAGAPAGATPQP, encoded by the coding sequence GTGACGACGTTGTCCGGCAGGACCGCTCTCATCACAGGAGCGGGCAGTGGGATGGGCCTGGAGACCGCGCGGCTGCTCGCCCAGGACGGCGCCACCGTCGTGCTGCTCGGGCGCAGACAGGAGGCGCTCGACGCCGTCGCGGCCACCATCCGCGACGAGGGCGGCACGGCACTCGCCCTCGCCGCCGATATCACCAGTGCCGACGATGTGACACAGGTCCTCGACCGGGTCCACGCCGAACTCGGCCCCGTAGACGTCCTGGTCAACAACGCGGGCAGCTCCTCGACGGTGCTCAACCCGCAGTGGCTCCCGCACGACGAGTGGCGTCACGTCCTGGAAGTGAACCTCACCGCGGTCTTCCAGCTCACCCAGGCCGTGCTGCCCGACATGCTCGGCCGTGGCGGCGGGACGATCGTCACCGTCTCCTCGCTCGCCGCCGTCAACCCCAATCTGCTCGGCGGCGCCGCCTACGGCGCGGCCAAGGCCGGGGTCCGCAACTTCATGACCTTCCTGCACAACACCTTCCGCAACCAGGGGCTGCGCGCGATCACCGTGCTCCCCGGTGAAGCGGACACCCCCATCCTCGACAACCGCGCCCGCCCTCCGGCCCCGGAGGAGCGCGCCGAGATGGTACGGCCCGCGGACGTGGCCCAGGCCATCCGCCTCGCCGTCACCCTCCCCCAGCGCGTCGTCCTCCAGGAGATCGTCGTCGCCCCCACCCGGCAGCGCGACACCTCCGCCGACCTCGAGATCAGCCGCTGGGCGGGCGCACCCGCCGGCGCCACACCGCAGCCCTGA
- a CDS encoding pyridoxal phosphate-dependent aminotransferase — protein MPPTITTQPPPFATAEAVARIAAASRRTQQPQSRADLVSLAMGEPDFDTPRPVTEAAHASLRAGRTHYSPLLGEPALREALAEKLTGLAGTAVSAADILITQGGTAGLAASILGIVNPGDKVVIPDPTYSLYADLVSMAGATVVPVPLAPDLHWDLDRLADALTGARLFVFCNPGNPTGIVHSREELEALAELLDATSTIVISDEAYSDLDYTGRPFTSAISLDGLRDRTVYCQTFSKSYAMTGWRVGYLWGPSALIQASARIHNTFNGSVNTFVQDAALAAVRSCDEDVARMREAYEQRRDIMRTELAAIPGLTLSSPEGAFYQFPCYDLDLPSVEVVAALRAHGVAVRPGSEFGAQGEGHLRLSYAASAQAITEGVRRLAEGLSALR, from the coding sequence ATGCCGCCCACCATCACCACGCAGCCGCCCCCGTTCGCCACCGCCGAGGCCGTCGCCCGCATCGCGGCCGCCTCCCGCCGGACGCAGCAGCCGCAGTCCCGGGCCGACCTGGTCTCCCTCGCCATGGGCGAACCCGACTTCGACACCCCCCGCCCCGTGACCGAGGCGGCCCACGCCTCGCTGCGCGCCGGACGCACCCACTACTCACCGCTGCTCGGCGAACCGGCACTGCGCGAGGCGCTCGCCGAGAAGCTCACCGGCCTGGCCGGGACAGCGGTCAGCGCCGCGGACATCCTGATCACCCAGGGCGGGACCGCGGGCCTCGCCGCCTCGATCCTCGGCATCGTCAACCCCGGCGACAAGGTGGTCATCCCCGACCCCACCTACTCCCTCTACGCCGATCTGGTCAGCATGGCCGGAGCCACCGTCGTGCCCGTCCCGCTCGCGCCGGACCTGCACTGGGACCTCGACCGGCTCGCCGACGCCCTCACCGGCGCCCGGCTCTTCGTCTTCTGCAACCCCGGCAACCCGACCGGCATCGTGCACAGCCGCGAGGAGCTCGAAGCGCTCGCCGAGCTGCTCGACGCCACCTCGACCATCGTCATCTCCGACGAGGCGTACTCCGACCTCGACTACACCGGCCGCCCGTTCACCTCGGCGATCTCGCTCGACGGCCTGCGCGACCGCACCGTGTACTGCCAGACCTTCTCCAAGAGCTACGCCATGACCGGCTGGCGCGTCGGCTACCTGTGGGGCCCGTCGGCGCTCATCCAGGCGTCGGCACGCATCCACAACACCTTCAACGGCTCGGTGAACACCTTCGTCCAGGACGCCGCGCTCGCCGCGGTGCGAAGCTGCGACGAGGACGTGGCCCGCATGCGCGAGGCGTACGAGCAGCGGCGCGACATCATGCGTACGGAACTCGCCGCGATCCCGGGCCTCACGCTCAGCTCGCCCGAGGGCGCGTTCTACCAATTCCCGTGCTACGACCTGGACTTGCCCTCGGTGGAGGTCGTCGCGGCACTCCGCGCCCACGGCGTCGCCGTCCGGCCCGGAAGCGAGTTCGGCGCCCAGGGCGAGGGGCACCTCCGGCTGTCGTACGCTGCCAGCGCGCAGGCCATCACCGAGGGCGTACGCCGACTGGCCGAGGGCCTGTCGGCCCTGCGGTGA
- a CDS encoding biotin-dependent carboxyltransferase family protein, protein MTTVALDITSTGWVTTFQDLGRRDTERRGVPTGGAADQHSAAVANRLVGNARGATLIENFGGELGLVPDADVLLAVTGAPARVTVGGAPVDTWSPLVVPAGQELRVRGDMSRGIRTYLAVNGTLAAKTLLGSAAPDARMGFGQVIAPGERVLLGTEFRGFGHRLFASPLFRLPVPVPRFDDGPWVVDVVASHGVRTIPGIRELIAESAYVVTPRSNHVGLRLDGPVLHPDSDTEIVSHGVPIGALQIPHADELIVLGRYRSLTAGYPIVGVASRASLPLLGQAGPGRELRFRWADREVSLRRFARREAEVCALGQAAAEAFGALGFGEPLSRNKREDILT, encoded by the coding sequence ATGACGACCGTGGCGCTGGACATCACGAGCACCGGATGGGTCACCACGTTCCAGGATCTCGGCCGCCGCGATACGGAGCGGCGCGGTGTCCCCACCGGTGGCGCGGCCGACCAGCACTCGGCGGCCGTGGCGAACCGCCTGGTGGGCAACGCCCGGGGCGCGACACTGATCGAGAACTTCGGCGGCGAACTGGGCCTGGTCCCCGACGCCGACGTCCTGCTGGCGGTGACCGGCGCACCCGCCCGGGTCACCGTCGGCGGCGCGCCCGTCGACACCTGGTCGCCGCTGGTGGTACCGGCGGGCCAGGAGCTACGCGTCCGCGGGGACATGAGCCGGGGGATCCGTACCTATCTGGCCGTGAACGGCACACTCGCCGCGAAGACCCTGCTGGGGAGCGCGGCCCCGGACGCCAGGATGGGATTCGGGCAGGTCATCGCCCCGGGTGAACGGGTGCTGCTGGGCACGGAGTTCCGGGGATTCGGCCATCGGCTGTTCGCCTCGCCGTTGTTCCGGCTGCCCGTCCCCGTTCCGCGCTTCGACGACGGGCCCTGGGTCGTCGACGTCGTCGCGAGCCACGGCGTGCGCACGATCCCCGGCATCCGTGAGCTGATCGCGGAGTCGGCGTACGTCGTCACCCCGCGCTCCAACCATGTGGGGCTGCGGCTCGACGGGCCGGTGCTGCATCCGGACTCCGACACCGAGATCGTGTCGCACGGAGTGCCCATCGGGGCGCTCCAGATCCCGCATGCCGACGAGCTGATCGTGCTCGGCCGCTACCGGAGCCTGACGGCGGGCTATCCGATCGTCGGTGTCGCCTCGCGGGCGTCGCTGCCCCTGCTCGGACAGGCCGGTCCGGGGCGGGAGTTGCGGTTCCGCTGGGCCGACCGCGAGGTCTCGCTGCGCCGCTTCGCGCGGCGCGAGGCGGAGGTGTGCGCACTGGGGCAGGCGGCCGCCGAGGCGTTCGGCGCCCTCGGTTTCGGGGAACCCTTGTCCCGCAATAAACGAGAAGATATTCTCACTTGA
- a CDS encoding MFS transporter — MTTSDRLDTTSDRHDAASDTPNAAPVDIVSADGKVVRKATFAGAIGSFVEWYDYGVYGLLVTYLAINIMGEAEAGGLFLTNIGFLISFVARPFGSVICGYLGDRLGRKGLLATLLVLISAATAAIGLIPSSGVIGVAAPALLVLLRVLQGFSAGGEVAGAMSFVGEYAPDTRRNYMMSFIAVGSFVALMFGSALSALLITTLGDDAMTSWAWRVPFLLAVPLGYVGFYIRRRLEETPHFEALREQNTVARNPLREALTSPRHLKAIALTIFLPALNGPGYYLLFVYMPTYLRSSLGEHNFSMLRSLTVTAFSLVAISLCIPLMARLSDRIGRKPVLTGSAVAMAAVSYPMFRLITTGEFGLACIGTIVLAIAFSGHAAVVHTALAEMFPTTVRYSAYSIGFSISTIIFGGSAPLVMTELIESTGSALVPAFASIITAVITLIAIAFLRETKGRPLTAR; from the coding sequence ATGACTACGTCAGATCGGCTCGACACCACTTCAGATCGTCACGACGCCGCGTCGGACACGCCCAACGCGGCACCGGTCGACATCGTCTCCGCTGACGGCAAGGTCGTCCGCAAGGCCACCTTCGCGGGCGCCATCGGGTCCTTCGTCGAGTGGTACGACTACGGCGTGTACGGCCTGCTGGTCACCTACCTCGCGATCAACATCATGGGGGAGGCCGAGGCCGGGGGACTCTTCCTCACCAACATCGGTTTCCTGATCAGCTTCGTCGCCCGCCCGTTCGGCAGCGTCATCTGCGGATATCTGGGTGACCGGCTCGGGCGCAAGGGCCTTCTCGCCACCCTGCTGGTCCTCATCTCCGCCGCGACCGCGGCCATCGGCCTCATACCGTCGTCCGGTGTCATCGGTGTCGCCGCGCCCGCGCTGCTGGTCCTGCTCCGTGTGCTCCAGGGCTTCTCGGCGGGTGGTGAGGTGGCCGGTGCCATGTCCTTCGTCGGCGAGTACGCGCCCGACACCCGCCGCAACTACATGATGAGCTTCATCGCGGTCGGCTCGTTCGTGGCCCTGATGTTCGGCAGCGCCCTCTCCGCCCTTCTCATCACGACGCTCGGCGATGACGCGATGACCTCCTGGGCCTGGCGGGTGCCCTTCCTCCTGGCCGTCCCGCTCGGCTACGTCGGCTTCTACATCCGCCGCCGGCTGGAGGAGACCCCGCACTTCGAGGCGCTGCGGGAGCAGAACACCGTCGCGCGCAACCCGCTGCGGGAGGCATTGACCTCCCCGCGCCATCTGAAGGCGATCGCCCTCACGATCTTCCTCCCGGCGCTCAACGGCCCCGGCTACTACCTGCTGTTCGTGTATATGCCGACCTACTTGAGGTCCTCGCTCGGCGAGCACAACTTCTCGATGCTGCGGTCGCTCACCGTCACGGCGTTCAGCCTGGTGGCCATCTCCCTCTGTATCCCGCTCATGGCCCGCTTGTCCGACCGGATCGGCCGCAAGCCCGTCCTCACCGGCTCCGCCGTGGCCATGGCCGCCGTCTCGTACCCGATGTTCCGGCTCATCACCACGGGCGAGTTCGGGCTCGCCTGCATCGGCACCATCGTGCTGGCGATCGCCTTCTCCGGCCACGCCGCGGTCGTCCACACCGCGCTCGCCGAGATGTTCCCGACCACGGTGCGCTACTCCGCCTACAGCATCGGGTTCAGCATCTCGACGATCATCTTCGGCGGCAGCGCCCCGCTGGTGATGACCGAGCTGATCGAGTCGACCGGCTCCGCGCTCGTCCCCGCCTTCGCCTCCATCATCACCGCCGTGATCACCCTGATCGCCATCGCTTTCCTGCGCGAGACCAAGGGCCGGCCCCTCACCGCCCGCTGA
- a CDS encoding TetR/AcrR family transcriptional regulator encodes MRSDTERNRRHLIKAAALLFENSPTPVSLAEIAKHAEVSTATAYRHFSSVEEILHAFRAQVGSELRDFSGRQTTRGMVRLEAVSRYWVSLVLEHGGAMAQMRSHRGYLERLSEGTGYLTPQAEALTEPLRQTTEELGLGDLGDEALYLWNALFDPRDILDLIKSGRTEDEAATRLVAALRGALIGWSAPSP; translated from the coding sequence ATGCGCAGTGACACCGAGCGCAACCGCAGGCACCTCATCAAGGCCGCCGCGCTGCTTTTCGAGAACTCGCCGACACCGGTCAGCCTGGCCGAGATCGCCAAGCACGCCGAGGTGTCCACCGCGACGGCCTACCGGCACTTCTCCTCCGTCGAGGAGATCCTGCACGCGTTCCGGGCCCAGGTGGGCTCCGAGCTACGGGACTTCAGCGGCCGGCAGACCACACGAGGCATGGTGAGGCTCGAAGCGGTGTCGCGGTACTGGGTGTCCCTCGTCCTGGAACACGGCGGTGCGATGGCACAGATGCGGTCGCACCGCGGCTATCTCGAACGGCTGAGTGAGGGCACCGGCTATCTCACCCCGCAGGCGGAGGCGCTCACCGAACCGCTGCGGCAGACCACCGAGGAACTCGGTCTAGGGGATCTCGGGGACGAGGCCCTGTATTTGTGGAACGCGCTGTTCGATCCGCGGGACATCCTCGACCTCATCAAGAGTGGACGTACCGAGGACGAGGCGGCCACCCGCCTCGTGGCCGCCCTGCGCGGCGCCCTGATCGGCTGGTCCGCCCCCAGCCCCTAA